The Pirellulales bacterium genome includes a region encoding these proteins:
- a CDS encoding glycoside hydrolase family 2 TIM barrel-domain containing protein, translating to MKCLLGVLLSFWFAGAAYAADYVWLEGENPTSKNFPCGPAGVERPQLLSGEKWLALSLDAARIEKEYPKEGILLGYNFQAPSAGNYEIWNRVGMESSRTTFDWRIDRGAWQTVGSQELSSDLTEVGFWNDVGWLEMGRDELSAGKHSLEIRLTPSFKEDGRKKVADKILYYSDAICISKGPFRPNGKFKPDDDWQTESDKEAARHVFKLASAASAAGERVDLPLDGLWQVCRFDEQQIVDRAGPTKNLPDMATARWMSIPVPGNKFEVRPELRFCHRFVYRTRVDVPADLKRRSFVLRFPSQSLISSVIVNGEFCGWTKAPFATWNCDITRAVRPGQINEIAVAVKDSYYAFSEKKAGKNPRLLFNEPVAWMGAQNWVNQYFDFPIGSADYGGKSGILATPRLIVAGEVYAADVFAKPSVRKKQLGLELTLVNNSSEDRTVDIANVARLLAGEHSTKSFPIHTVTIPAGREQVVEIDEPWADPRLWWPDDPAIYALTTRIEIRGRAIDVRRTNFGFREWQWSGQQFKLNGVPWQLWADCTLSDGGKNPEGAIAVWKSHGQNTWRFWGRQFGGLDEQQALDLMDQRGIIVRRSGIFDGEGANYLHQLANGTELFDNWIDQLKAMVKEERNHPSILIWSIENEITFINSRNLGLQQQVEPQIERGARAVMALDPTRPAMTDGGNCLVDESLPVNGVHYQESFWRDYPDEAYTLAKATIAHERPVIAWGKVLWRLVPDRPIFMGESYFVRGNTPGAFSQFGGEGCFAGWGPATQQGAGLLAKMLAEGYRWHGVAAQHFWFGADEASLHYNSWKPVCVLCREWNWTFGGGNTVSRTLKVFNDTHYSDPIEMDWELRLDGKRAAGETKIFKLEPGQHQEETIAVAIPKLAHRTAGEFVLTCRRKGEQVFREVKTVAVLVPDEGPKPAIAAQDLVVIDPSGTAKARLRNRGIAFTEAQGIADVPDHARVVLVGHDAISARDATDPRWLALAARGVRLLVLEQEHPLRFQALPADLTPTDYVGRIAFMENPEHPAFAGLAPADFMTWSGDHVVYRNVYKKASRGAVSLAHCDEQLGFSAIAECPVNAGLMVLCQMVVGEKLATDPVAQRLFDNLLAYCDGYRLVEKSTAVAMEPKSPAAKMLADSGLKFDLADDPLAAMADGKHQIVVFDATPKHLESLAAAADRVRDFTTRGGWLMAWGLTPDGLAGFNRLVGVKHLIRPFELERVNLPAVRDSILSGVTSRDVTMESGEQMFPWAGDKYLVDDEFTNIVDLDDIAPFCEIPGEKAGDLAAARAAGPGWARNAVNGFTSADSWKLIHYMDTKNPSIMLNLPREETIKQLRIVLNIHYAVATKLHLLFDDDPRPVVLATKPTAELQEFSIEPRKCRRLVVRLAEFNKAEKVTGIDNLWLRVERPSDWPRRVRPLLNIGGLIKYPMGQGGIVLNQLRIKPSEAVPVNAEKKQAIVVTLLRNLHAKFAGGRILTTANLKFNPLPLEEQCNQYLTKDRGWFEGGRDIAHLAVGKQEFCGVSYLIRDFRTSPAPACVMLAGPGTRGQLPQLVRGLKADCKADVLYFLHTFNRTADWHRDRPDQPAPMLFKYVVHYSDGTTADVPVRYGEGADHWISREPTGLSAAAIAWAAPFPGDKSGEQAVVYQFAWANPHPQSTISSIDLSYGPEGSRFGAPALLAITAATEVK from the coding sequence ATGAAGTGCCTTCTCGGCGTCCTGCTCTCTTTCTGGTTCGCTGGCGCGGCTTACGCTGCCGATTATGTATGGTTGGAAGGAGAGAATCCGACTTCCAAGAACTTTCCCTGCGGCCCGGCCGGCGTGGAACGGCCCCAGTTGCTCTCCGGCGAAAAGTGGCTCGCCCTAAGCCTGGATGCCGCCAGAATCGAAAAGGAGTATCCCAAAGAAGGCATCCTCCTCGGCTACAACTTTCAAGCGCCGTCGGCGGGCAACTATGAAATCTGGAACCGGGTCGGCATGGAGTCGTCGCGGACCACGTTTGATTGGCGGATCGATCGCGGCGCATGGCAAACCGTCGGATCGCAAGAACTGAGCAGCGACTTGACGGAAGTCGGATTTTGGAACGACGTCGGTTGGCTTGAGATGGGTCGGGATGAGTTATCGGCGGGCAAACATTCGCTCGAAATCCGGCTGACGCCGAGCTTCAAGGAGGACGGCCGCAAGAAGGTCGCCGACAAGATTCTTTACTACTCCGACGCAATTTGCATTTCAAAGGGCCCTTTTCGGCCGAACGGCAAATTCAAGCCGGACGACGACTGGCAAACGGAATCCGACAAGGAGGCAGCGCGGCACGTGTTCAAGCTCGCTTCCGCTGCATCGGCGGCAGGCGAACGCGTCGATCTACCACTCGATGGCCTCTGGCAAGTGTGCCGCTTCGACGAGCAACAGATCGTCGATCGGGCCGGACCGACGAAAAATCTTCCCGACATGGCCACGGCCCGTTGGATGTCGATTCCCGTGCCGGGCAATAAGTTCGAGGTGCGGCCCGAATTGCGGTTTTGCCATCGTTTTGTTTACCGCACGCGCGTCGACGTTCCGGCCGACTTGAAGCGACGCTCGTTCGTCTTGCGGTTTCCATCCCAGAGCCTGATCAGCAGTGTCATTGTGAATGGAGAGTTTTGCGGTTGGACGAAGGCCCCGTTTGCCACATGGAACTGCGACATTACTCGTGCCGTCCGGCCGGGCCAGATCAATGAAATTGCCGTTGCCGTCAAAGATTCGTACTACGCCTTCAGCGAAAAAAAGGCCGGCAAAAACCCTCGCCTGTTGTTCAACGAGCCCGTGGCCTGGATGGGCGCGCAGAACTGGGTCAACCAGTATTTTGATTTCCCGATCGGGAGCGCCGACTACGGCGGGAAGTCGGGCATCTTAGCCACGCCTCGTCTGATCGTCGCCGGCGAAGTGTATGCCGCCGACGTGTTTGCAAAGCCGTCGGTTCGCAAGAAACAACTCGGCTTGGAGTTGACGCTGGTCAATAATTCGTCGGAGGACCGCACGGTCGATATTGCAAACGTTGCCCGATTGCTTGCCGGCGAACATTCGACGAAGTCGTTTCCAATCCACACGGTCACGATTCCTGCCGGGCGGGAACAGGTCGTCGAGATCGACGAACCGTGGGCAGATCCGCGATTGTGGTGGCCGGATGATCCGGCGATTTACGCCTTGACCACCCGCATCGAAATTCGCGGCCGGGCCATCGACGTTCGGCGAACCAACTTCGGCTTTCGCGAATGGCAGTGGAGCGGCCAGCAGTTCAAGCTCAACGGGGTGCCGTGGCAGCTTTGGGCGGATTGCACCCTCAGCGATGGCGGAAAGAATCCGGAGGGGGCCATCGCCGTGTGGAAATCGCACGGCCAGAACACGTGGCGATTCTGGGGCCGGCAATTCGGCGGCCTCGACGAGCAACAAGCGCTCGATCTCATGGACCAACGCGGCATCATCGTTCGCCGCAGCGGCATCTTCGACGGCGAGGGGGCCAACTATCTCCATCAACTGGCCAACGGCACGGAACTGTTCGACAACTGGATCGACCAGCTTAAGGCAATGGTCAAAGAGGAACGCAATCACCCGTCGATTCTCATCTGGTCGATCGAAAACGAGATCACGTTCATCAATTCCCGCAACCTCGGCTTGCAGCAACAAGTCGAGCCGCAGATCGAGCGAGGCGCCCGAGCAGTGATGGCGCTCGATCCGACCCGTCCGGCAATGACCGACGGCGGCAATTGCCTCGTGGATGAATCGCTGCCGGTCAACGGCGTCCACTATCAGGAGAGCTTCTGGCGCGACTATCCCGACGAAGCATACACCTTGGCAAAGGCCACCATCGCGCATGAAAGGCCCGTGATTGCCTGGGGCAAAGTGCTGTGGCGGCTTGTGCCGGATCGCCCGATTTTCATGGGCGAGTCGTATTTCGTGCGCGGCAATACGCCCGGGGCGTTCAGTCAGTTCGGCGGGGAAGGTTGCTTCGCAGGCTGGGGACCAGCGACGCAACAAGGCGCCGGTCTGTTGGCGAAGATGCTCGCCGAGGGCTACCGCTGGCACGGCGTCGCGGCGCAGCATTTTTGGTTCGGCGCCGACGAAGCCTCGCTCCACTACAACTCTTGGAAGCCGGTGTGCGTGCTCTGTCGCGAATGGAACTGGACATTCGGCGGCGGCAACACCGTTTCCCGCACCCTCAAAGTGTTCAATGACACGCATTACAGCGATCCGATCGAAATGGACTGGGAATTGCGTCTCGACGGAAAACGTGCGGCCGGCGAGACGAAGATATTCAAGCTCGAGCCGGGACAGCATCAAGAAGAGACGATCGCGGTCGCCATTCCCAAGCTGGCCCATCGAACGGCAGGCGAATTCGTGCTCACTTGCCGCCGCAAAGGGGAACAAGTTTTCCGCGAGGTGAAAACCGTGGCTGTGCTGGTTCCCGACGAGGGACCGAAGCCGGCGATCGCTGCCCAAGATTTGGTCGTGATCGATCCCTCGGGTACGGCAAAGGCGCGGCTGCGAAACCGCGGCATCGCATTCACGGAAGCCCAGGGAATTGCCGACGTGCCCGACCACGCGCGTGTGGTGCTGGTCGGCCACGATGCAATTTCTGCGCGCGATGCGACCGACCCGCGTTGGCTTGCTCTCGCGGCGCGCGGAGTCCGGCTGCTTGTGCTCGAACAGGAACATCCGCTTCGGTTCCAAGCGCTGCCCGCCGATCTGACGCCGACCGACTATGTGGGCCGCATCGCGTTCATGGAAAATCCCGAGCATCCCGCGTTCGCCGGTTTGGCGCCGGCCGACTTCATGACATGGTCTGGCGATCATGTGGTTTATCGGAATGTCTACAAGAAGGCCAGTCGCGGCGCCGTGTCACTGGCTCATTGCGATGAGCAGCTTGGTTTCTCGGCAATCGCCGAATGCCCGGTGAATGCGGGGCTGATGGTGCTGTGCCAAATGGTGGTGGGCGAGAAGCTGGCCACGGATCCGGTTGCTCAGCGCTTGTTCGACAACCTGTTGGCGTATTGCGACGGCTACCGGCTCGTGGAGAAAAGCACCGCCGTGGCGATGGAACCGAAAAGTCCGGCCGCGAAAATGTTGGCCGATTCGGGCCTGAAGTTCGATCTCGCCGACGATCCGCTTGCCGCGATGGCCGACGGCAAGCATCAAATCGTCGTCTTTGATGCCACGCCGAAGCATCTCGAGTCGCTGGCGGCGGCGGCCGACCGTGTGCGTGATTTCACGACTCGAGGCGGTTGGCTGATGGCCTGGGGCCTGACGCCCGACGGGCTCGCGGGCTTCAACCGGCTTGTGGGCGTCAAGCATTTGATCCGACCCTTTGAATTGGAACGCGTCAATCTGCCGGCGGTCCGCGATTCGATTTTGTCGGGTGTTACGTCCCGCGATGTGACGATGGAATCGGGCGAACAGATGTTTCCTTGGGCCGGCGACAAATACCTGGTCGACGACGAATTCACGAACATCGTCGATTTGGACGACATCGCTCCCTTCTGCGAAATCCCCGGAGAGAAGGCCGGGGACTTGGCGGCCGCTCGCGCCGCCGGACCCGGCTGGGCTCGCAACGCCGTCAACGGCTTTACCAGTGCCGATAGTTGGAAATTGATCCACTACATGGACACGAAGAATCCATCGATCATGTTGAACCTCCCTCGCGAGGAAACGATCAAACAGTTGCGTATCGTGCTCAACATTCACTATGCGGTGGCCACCAAGCTGCACCTGTTGTTTGACGACGATCCACGGCCGGTCGTGCTGGCGACAAAGCCGACCGCCGAACTGCAGGAGTTCTCGATCGAGCCGCGGAAGTGCCGCCGGCTTGTCGTGCGGTTGGCCGAATTCAACAAAGCGGAAAAGGTCACCGGCATCGACAACCTATGGCTTCGCGTCGAGCGGCCATCGGATTGGCCGCGGCGCGTGCGGCCGCTGTTGAATATCGGCGGCTTGATCAAATATCCAATGGGGCAAGGCGGGATCGTACTCAATCAACTGCGAATCAAGCCATCGGAGGCGGTGCCGGTCAATGCCGAGAAAAAGCAAGCCATCGTGGTCACGCTGCTGCGCAACCTGCACGCAAAATTCGCCGGCGGCCGCATCCTCACCACCGCCAATCTGAAGTTCAATCCGCTCCCGCTGGAAGAGCAATGCAATCAATATCTCACCAAAGATCGCGGCTGGTTTGAGGGCGGGCGCGACATCGCGCATCTTGCCGTCGGAAAGCAGGAGTTTTGCGGAGTGTCGTACCTGATCCGCGACTTTCGCACCTCGCCCGCGCCGGCGTGCGTGATGTTGGCTGGCCCAGGCACCCGCGGACAGCTTCCGCAGCTCGTTCGCGGACTTAAGGCCGATTGCAAGGCCGATGTGCTGTATTTCCTGCACACATTCAATCGCACGGCCGATTGGCATCGTGATCGCCCGGATCAGCCGGCGCCGATGCTTTTCAAATACGTCGTCCACTACAGCGACGGCACGACGGCCGACGTGCCGGTGAGATACGGCGAGGGGGCCGATCACTGGATTTCGCGCGAGCCGACGGGCCTCAGCGCCGCCGCAATCGCGTGGGCGGCGCCGTTTCCCGGCGACAAGTCGGGCGAGCAGGCCGTGGTGTATCAGTTCGCCTGGGCCAATCCCCATCCGCAATCGACAATTTCGAGCATCGATCTTTCGTATGGCCCAGAGGGCAGCCGCTTCGGCGCGCCCGCCTTGCTCGCAATAACCGCCGCTACGGAAGTTAAGTGA